One region of Epilithonimonas zeae genomic DNA includes:
- a CDS encoding aspartyl protease family protein, with protein MRTHFILISFFSFTLGFSQNKLPIVKSNTKQVKIVENKELVTEWNLVSEAKPDTYISGKNTKSRNIKIVTDIDSLEINLKPKQEFDFIVLLNDKDSCYTRFKSLEAKNFSNEKPSKKTTIPFVLSVDNNIQTEAILNKKDSVKLLFDTGATGFYLKKTAIKQFLNPEGKKITMKDISDNHFKISDLEWNHQQVYPLETTGDCCGGMYGWDIFDGKIVEIDYDTNLMTVHTKSPKIPKDYEKFEMEIMKEHFCINVDIEVDNKRYKSRFLFDTGYQKSVMLDNKLMNKTGVPVDKLPLIKKSVMYNSQNQEIPVSVVSADKLIFGKYILENIPAQINSNSQPAGYATNFLGGEVLKRFNIILDFQNNLVYLKPNHLFKEPYGDNIKS; from the coding sequence ATGAGAACTCATTTTATCCTGATTTCGTTTTTTAGTTTTACTTTAGGTTTTTCTCAAAATAAACTACCCATTGTAAAATCAAATACGAAACAGGTCAAAATAGTTGAAAATAAAGAATTGGTTACCGAATGGAATCTTGTTTCAGAAGCAAAACCAGATACTTACATAAGCGGCAAGAACACAAAATCAAGAAACATCAAAATCGTAACAGATATTGATTCTTTGGAAATAAACCTGAAACCAAAACAGGAATTTGATTTCATTGTCTTACTGAATGACAAAGATTCTTGTTATACGCGATTCAAAAGCCTAGAAGCCAAAAATTTTTCTAACGAAAAACCTTCAAAAAAAACTACAATTCCTTTTGTATTATCGGTTGACAACAATATCCAAACCGAAGCCATACTTAATAAAAAAGATAGTGTGAAACTTCTTTTTGATACTGGAGCAACTGGATTTTATCTTAAGAAAACTGCAATCAAACAATTCCTGAATCCTGAAGGAAAGAAAATCACTATGAAAGATATTAGTGATAATCATTTCAAAATATCAGATTTAGAATGGAATCATCAACAGGTTTACCCTTTGGAAACAACTGGAGATTGTTGTGGTGGAATGTATGGCTGGGATATCTTTGACGGAAAAATAGTTGAGATAGATTATGACACCAACCTAATGACTGTTCATACAAAAAGTCCAAAAATTCCCAAAGATTATGAAAAGTTTGAGATGGAAATTATGAAGGAACATTTTTGTATCAATGTCGATATAGAAGTAGATAACAAGAGATACAAAAGCAGGTTTCTTTTCGATACCGGATATCAGAAATCTGTAATGCTGGACAATAAACTGATGAACAAAACAGGTGTTCCTGTTGATAAATTACCACTCATCAAAAAATCTGTGATGTATAACTCGCAAAATCAAGAGATCCCCGTAAGTGTTGTTTCCGCCGATAAATTGATTTTTGGAAAGTACATTCTTGAAAATATTCCGGCACAAATCAACAGTAACAGCCAACCTGCTGGTTATGCAACCAATTTCTTAGGTGGCGAGGTTTTGAAAAGATTCAATATCATTCTGGATTTCCAAAATAATTTGGTTTATCTGAAGCCTAATCATCTTTTCAAAGAACCTTACGGCGACAATATCAAATCTTAA
- a CDS encoding TetR/AcrR family transcriptional regulator, protein MVIIKIVNIAKILKSMMEENTKPRVKSKEKSKQQFMDAVGTILKTKGYKYLKVNEIAATAGLDKKLIYNYFGGTEQLLDEYIKTQDFWSNVKEEDSAVEITDGGKEFAKQMMSEQFDFVSANKELKKILLWRLSEERTSLRKLTEGQEENGEILFKHITDPYFEDKSEDFRAVMAILVSGAYYLNLYSEMNGSIFCGIDLKTEDGREKIKKAFSFLIDETYETLK, encoded by the coding sequence ATGGTGATAATAAAAATTGTTAATATTGCAAAGATTTTAAAATCGATGATGGAAGAGAATACAAAACCGCGGGTAAAAAGTAAAGAAAAAAGTAAACAACAGTTTATGGATGCTGTTGGAACTATTTTAAAAACAAAAGGTTATAAATATCTTAAGGTTAATGAAATTGCTGCAACAGCAGGGCTTGACAAAAAATTAATTTATAATTATTTCGGTGGAACGGAACAGCTTTTAGATGAGTATATCAAAACACAGGACTTTTGGAGCAATGTAAAGGAAGAAGATTCGGCAGTAGAAATTACTGATGGCGGAAAAGAATTTGCAAAACAGATGATGTCCGAACAATTCGATTTTGTTTCTGCTAATAAAGAGTTGAAAAAGATTTTGCTTTGGCGCTTGTCTGAAGAACGAACATCACTTAGAAAATTGACAGAGGGACAGGAGGAAAATGGGGAAATCTTATTTAAACATATAACAGATCCATATTTCGAGGATAAAAGTGAAGATTTTCGTGCCGTAATGGCCATTTTGGTATCAGGTGCTTATTACTTAAATTTATACTCAGAAATGAACGGCAGCATTTTTTGCGGGATAGACTTGAAAACTGAAGATGGACGGGAGAAAATTAAAAAAGCTTTTAGTTTTCTGATTGATGAAACTTATGAAACCTTAAAATAA
- a CDS encoding DDE-type integrase/transposase/recombinase translates to MDVTKIRSKAYQFTAIDDCTRMKVIRVYPNKKAESTIHFLGEILDTFYFPIQHIQTDWGTEFFNYSFQYELHEHFIKYRPIKPRSPHLNGKVERTQQTDKSEFWSLVDLSDPDLNLNTLAIEWQEFYNKKKPYSSLNGKTPWEKLQSLEHLIPIQPDVTAKFWDSNEEILPRNYTYLNYIRQKNTNLVSKPKRK, encoded by the coding sequence CTGGATGTTACTAAAATCAGGAGTAAGGCTTATCAATTTACAGCTATTGATGACTGCACAAGAATGAAAGTTATTAGAGTTTACCCTAATAAAAAAGCAGAAAGTACGATACATTTTTTAGGTGAAATTTTGGATACATTCTATTTTCCTATACAGCATATTCAAACCGATTGGGGTACGGAATTTTTTAATTACTCCTTCCAATATGAGCTGCATGAACATTTTATCAAATACAGACCTATAAAGCCCAGATCCCCTCATTTAAATGGTAAAGTAGAAAGAACCCAACAGACTGACAAATCCGAATTCTGGTCACTAGTGGATTTATCTGATCCAGATCTTAATTTAAATACTTTAGCTATTGAATGGCAGGAGTTTTACAATAAGAAAAAACCATACTCTTCTTTGAATGGAAAAACGCCTTGGGAAAAATTACAGTCTTTAGAACATCTTATCCCTATTCAGCCTGATGTTACTGCTAAATTTTGGGACTCAAATGAAGAAATATTGCCCAGAAATTATACGTATTTAAATTACATAAGACAAAAAAATACTAATTTAGTCTCAAAGCCCAAGAGGAAGTAG